tatccaATAACAACAGCAATCATCAAATAAATTGTATCCAACTAAACAAACTGAAAAATGGCAAaggaaataaacaacaacaaaactcttTATTCCTGAGTGTTAGAAGCAAcaaaattgacttttttgttttgttttatttgtttttctctcacaaTTCTGAGTattagaaacaagaaaatatacatcatttttgtttttcacAATTCCGAGTATTAGAAGCAACAAAATGTAAATCATTTTCAGTTTTTCACAATAGTTGCTTATGCACCAACACATGGCTAGTTTCTCTGGAACAAACCGCGTCTTTATTCTCAAAGCCCTTCATTGAAGCTGGCGAGTCCTGATGACCATCACCTCAGACCTGTCTATTTGCTAGGCCCCGCCTTCTGGTCAGCCGCTGCCATCTCCACCTTGAGTTTGGCCAGCGCGGCCAGTCTGTTGTCCCGCCACTGTCGCCGTGTCTGTAAGTCAGAGATCGGCCCTGCCACGGCCTCCATGTCTGTCTTGATGGCGTCCAGCGTCGGCCCCAGAGCCATCTTCTCTGCTGATTCCTGGTGCTTCTGGATGTCGAAGATCATGTCGGCGTAGCGCTCCACGTAGCTGTCCATGCCTGCAATCAGTCATTAAAGCCACAGCCTTTTTCGTGTTAACGATCATGCTAAAGCAAAAGAACACTGGCGACTGCATGTGAGagcgaaaaacaaaaagacaaaaaagcaTTGTACTCACGTTGGAATGACGAAAACGAACCGAATACAGGCGACGTTTTGACGTCATgccaaaaacaagaagaaatatggTATTCTAGTGGTTGGTTATTCGTATTTTGTATCTTCTCTTCAgttgatattgctattcgagccATTTTAGTCGACAGCGTTACATTACaactgtaaaaaaaaccacacaaaaaaccaaTGTTGGATGGGGAATGTTACTGTGTACACACACAGTGTCCTTGAACGCAAGCATAAACACACGTACAGCACAAACGCAAATCAGACATGAATATAGTCATCTTTTTGTACGCATAACAACCACCGTTAATACTTGTCACACTCATTACTCAAATCAAACTAATATTTAGATGATGCAGAATGCTTGCTTTCATGGCCGTTTAGACTTGCTAACGTTATGTGCATCAAGAAAAAAGCAAGTGTGTACACACCTTCTGCATTGAGATACGCTGTCTCCCACGGTCCGATGAATGCGTAACGTGTTCCAAGTCCTGACGACATGACCTTGTCAAGGTCACCGGCTGATATCACCCCGTCCTGCACGTGACGAAAGACAAATGAGTACATCATTATACATTGAGCGCTcccaagaaaaacaaaagccgCAACCCACCGTATGCCTAAGCCCCACTGAATGTGTTGGTAGCAGATGATGTTCCGGCGCCAACTGACTTTTTCAGGTGCAGATCCATGGCCTCGCGGGACCGACGGATGCCGacgataaagatgatgatggaTAGATAGAGGTACCTACCCTGTGAGATAGGGGTACCTACCCATACAAGGCGCCCGGCCTCCCCCATGATAGCTTACTGCAGCCTGTTCTATAGGGGTACCTACCCTGTTAGACAGGGGTACCTACCCTGTCAGATAAGGGTACCTACCCTGTTAGATAGGGGTACCTACCCTGTTAGACAGGGGTACCTACCCTGTCAGATAAGGGTACCTACCCTGTTAGATAGGGGTACCTACCCGCACGAGGCGCCAGGCCTCCCCCATGATGGCGAACTGCAGCCTGTTGAGCACGAATCCCGCCACCTCCTTCTTGACCAGCACCGGCACCTGCCCCACCTCCCGCAGCAACTCCATCGTCGTCTGCACAACGTCCGCCCTCGTCCACTGCGACGGCACCACCTCCACCAGCGGCGCGTAGAACGGCGGGTTAGTCTGCACATCAATAAACACACCAAGGTGCGTAAGTagaggaagggctcctaatatggaccacctcctgttctgacaaactaatggcgctagagcgctcaaaacaatttcattcgctgtattcaccctctctggataacttgcacatgtcaaaacagttgcagaaacacaaacctcaaaaccgtttgactttttcttttttttctcacttttggcagcgttcactctaaatttgccgcagccaaagctgttatcacacaagAATTGTTGTATTCGatagctaagaccgtatttttggctcacgtaagtgtagcctatgcgatgataaactttgtctgtctgtgcgtgtgtgtgtgtgtgtgtgtgtgatagaaactttaacatttccgagtctatggataaagctcgcataagaagattacgtctcggtcaaaagtgtttgacgtgtgtgatagaaactttaacatttgaagacgtcacattatgacgtaagagggttagacgtaacgcaaaggaattactgaaagtctcggtcattgttattgtgagcgagCCGAGACTGGAGTTGGCAGAtccagtgtctcgctttcttgcacagtttcacctatgcttactgtgtgtgtgtgtgtgtgtgtatgtgtgacggagtgattgagtttgtgttactgtttgtcgatttcttacgtgagccttgatggcttcgcctcttgtttaacattttaacagtgttgaccccgagtttctactgcaaacaaaaaagaatagcatatcccctaatatggaccactttcaACAAATCGAAAATAAGAAAATcgaaaggctattttcattaattaattcagaagcttgctgaaaataacctataactagccctagctcgaaatttaaaaaaaatatataaaaaactCTTCTTTTCGTGgcagttgataatttcacttattttcactctgttttcgATAAGCTTCTTTAATTTCCTCGTGTGCTTCcgaaataatgctctcatcaacccgaaacagataaatctaaagcatattttaattagtctgacttgcacactataagttgtatcatgttattttgaagtatatgggtcctttttacagtgatttgcGAAGGCCTCTTCACCGGTCCAGgcacctaatatggaccatttgtgattttgtctgtatttaagttttgctgaatgtctatcaaagctacttCACGCTTATTAGGCATAAcagttaacctaagagagaaggactactgcaaacacaaaatgaaacttcttcgcaaggaAACAAGCTAGCTATCAGCATAAAACacaaagtggtccatattaggagcccttctcCTACCTCGATACAGGTCAAGTAGCATGTATTCGTCACAGTATCATTGATTTATTGTTGTCTGTTGTGTTTCTTGTTTGTCCACTTTTGAAGGCCGTAAGGTCGAGGTTTTTGTCACTGTTTTCCCTGGTCTTGAATCAAACGTTCCAACTTTAACCATGTAATCATTATTGTGTTTTTTCCCCATTTCTATTGGCTGTAACTCAAATTCCAAATCATGGCTTTGCCTAAAAAGTGAGACGTAATGTAGCAGTCTCATGAGTTAATAATGATATGTATGATCATGTAAACTGTATGATATGTGAATGCAGTGTGCATGCAGCCCATATAGTAAGTGCAGCGCTTACTGGGTGACAGATGACGAAGCGGTCCTTGTGACGCAGACCCTCACTGATGGCGGACGGCAGCAGAGCGCTGGTGGAGCTGGacagtatgacgtcatcagtgaCCAGGGGGTCAACCTGGCTCCACACTGACCGCTTGATGTCCAGCCGCTCTGGTACACACTCCTGTAACACGTCACAGGTACAGTTGCTGTGCAACACGTCACTAGGACAGTTGGTAAGTAACACGTCACGGGGACAGTTGATGTGTAATACGTCACGGGGACAGATGATACTCAAACTCCCTAGCATGTTCTTCTCGTAAACACAATCGTTCAGGCATCCACGTAGGTCGCGCTTTGACACTCTCCcgcctacacacacactgcacacacacatagggtacacacacacacacacacacacacactgcacacacacatagggtacacacacacacacacgcgcgcgcgcgcgcgcacgcgcgcgcgcgcgcacgcgcgcgcgcgcacgcacgcgcacacacacacatacactgacacacacacacacacgtacacatactgacacacacacacaacttagtACATAAGTTACCAGCACAAAGAAAGCGTCCTTGACACAGGTAGCAAGGTCAGTGACCCCAGTGATGAGGTCAAACTGTTGCTGGACGCTGAGTGACCCCCGCAGCAACCCCTCCCTCTCCAGGCTCCCCAGCTGGGTCTGGATGTCGGCCTTGGCCTTGCTAACCTGATCGGGTTCAaggtcaaacaaggtcaccttGTAACCCCCGCTGGCGAAGATCATGGCAAAACTTCTGCCGATGAGGCCGCTAGAGTTGAACAGTAAACAAAGGTTCATGATATTAAATGATTAACTTGAGATAGGTGTCCATAGGTATATAgttaactagatgattacccgcttcgccgggtaccggctttgccgggaagaagtagagccgaataccaggctgcgcctgggacccggctttgccgggtgtacgccggcttcgccggcgcacgaaggaaaggagataaacgcgcaaaacaatggagaccttctaaaaatagtaacgtagtaacgggaatatggattgacgccacacggaggaagggagataatcgcggctgaaaacactggagaagataaggaagagttactggtagtggatcccgacaacaacaacaacaacaaaacaaaacaagtcgcgtaaggcgaaaatacaacatttagtcaagtagctgtcgaactcacagaatgaaactgaacacaatgccatttttcagcaagaccgtatactcgtagcatcgtcagtccaccgcgcacggcaaaggcagtgaaattgataaGATGAGCggagtagtacttgcgctgagaaggatagcacgcttttctgtacctctcttcgttttaactttctgagcgtgtttttaatccaaacatatcatatctatatgtttttggaatcaggaaccgacaaggaataagatgaaggtgtttttaaattgatttggacaatttaattttgataataatttttatatttttaattttcagagcttgtttttaatccaaatataacatatttatatatttttggaatcagaaaatgataaagaataagatgtacgtaaatttggatcgttttataaaaaaatttttttttttacaattttcagatttttaatgaccaaactcactcattagtttttaagccaccaagctgaaatgcaataccaaaccccggccttcgtcgaagattacttgaccaaaatttcaaccaatttggttgaaaaatgagagcgtgacagtgccgcctcaactttcacgaaaagccggatatgacgtcatcaaagacatttatcaaaaaaatgaaaaaaatgtatggggatttcatacccaggcacgctcatgtcaaatttcataaagatcggtccagtagtttagtctgaatcgctctacacacacacacacagacagacagacagacagacacacacacacacacacacacacacacacacacacacacacacacacacacacacacatacaccacgaccctcgtctcgattcccactctacgttaaaatatttagtcaaaacttgactaaatataaaaacggttcagcgcgcacagcgctgcgcgctgagagcacgtgttaaaatatctcatcgatgaggttttgtccggggtgtagctgaatacggtgtccaaatttgaacaagtcgcgtaaggcgaaaatacaatatttagtcaagtagctgccatttttcagcaagaccgtatactcgtagcatcgtcagtccaccgctcatggcaaaggcagtgaaattgacaagaagagcggggtagtagttgcgctaagaaggatagcacgcttttctgtacctctctttgttttaactttctgagcgtgtttttaatccaaacatatcatatctatatgtttttggaatcaggaaccgacaaggaataagatgaaagtgtttttaaattgatttggacaatttaattttgaattttgtttttatatatttaattttcagagcttgtttttaatccgaatataacatatttatatgtttttggaatcagcaaatgatggagaataagataaacgtaaatttgaatcgttttataaatttttatttttttttacaattttccgatttttaatgaccaaagtcattaattaatttttaagccaccaagctgaaatgcaataccgaaccccgggcttcgtcgaagaatacttgaccaaaatttgaaccaatttggttgaaaaatgagggcgtgacagtgccgcctcaactttcacgaaaagccggatatgacgtcatcaaagacatttatcaaaaaaatgaaaaaacgttcggggatttcatacccaggaactctcatgtcaaatttcataaagatcggtccagtagtttagtctgaatcgctcttcacacacacacacacacacacgcacgcacacacacacacacacgcacacacgcacgcacatacaccacgaccctcgtctcgattcccccctctatgttaaaacatttagtcataacttgactttagaaatgtaaaaagatccaccgagaactttggccgtgcatcgcgaacagacagacagacactagtcgtatatatatatatatagatagattaCATCCGCAAAACACAAAGCTGTGAATACCTTAGTCATTTAAAAcattgacgggcgctgtggcgtggtggtaagacgtcggcctcctaatcggaaggtcgagggttcgaatcccggccgcggccgcctggtgggttaagtgtggagatttttccgatctcccaggtcaacttatgtgcagacctgctagtggcttatcccccttcgtgtgtacacgcaagcacaagaccaagtgcgcacgtaaaagatcctgtaatccatgtcagagttcggtgggttatagaaacacgaaaatacccagcatgcttcctccgaaagcggcgtatggctgcctaaatggcggggtaaaaacgg
The sequence above is a segment of the Littorina saxatilis isolate snail1 linkage group LG3, US_GU_Lsax_2.0, whole genome shotgun sequence genome. Coding sequences within it:
- the LOC138961923 gene encoding lambda-crystallin-like isoform X3 — protein: MIFASGGYKVTLFDLEPDQVSKAKADIQTQLGSLEREGLLRGSLSVQQQFDLITGVTDLATCVKDAFFVLECVPERLDIKRSVWSQVDPLVTDDVILSSSTSALLPSAISEGLRHKDRFVICHPTNPPFYAPLVEVVPSQWTRADVVQTTMELLREVGQVPVLVKKEVAGFVLNRLQFAIMGEAWRLVRDGVISAGDLDKVMSSGLGTRYAFIGPWETAYLNAEGMDSYVERYADMIFDIQKHQESAEKMALGPTLDAIKTDMEAVAGPISDLQTRRQWRDNRLAALAKLKVEMAAADQKAGPSK
- the LOC138961923 gene encoding lambda-crystallin-like isoform X2 yields the protein MFVTVRVWAAYHRGLIGRSFAMIFASGGYKVTLFDLEPDQVSKAKADIQTQLGSLEREGLLRGSLSVQQQFDLITGVTDLATCVKDAFFVLECVPERLDIKRSVWSQVDPLVTDDVILSSSTSALLPSAISEGLRHKDRFVICHPTNPPFYAPLVEVVPSQWTRADVVQTTMELLREVGQVPVLVKKEVAGFVLNRLQFAIMGEAWRLVRDGVISAGDLDKVMSSGLGTRYAFIGPWETAYLNAEGMDSYVERYADMIFDIQKHQESAEKMALGPTLDAIKTDMEAVAGPISDLQTRRQWRDNRLAALAKLKVEMAAADQKAGPSK
- the LOC138961923 gene encoding lambda-crystallin-like isoform X1, producing MAEQGRRKVGIIGSGLIGRSFAMIFASGGYKVTLFDLEPDQVSKAKADIQTQLGSLEREGLLRGSLSVQQQFDLITGVTDLATCVKDAFFVLECVPERLDIKRSVWSQVDPLVTDDVILSSSTSALLPSAISEGLRHKDRFVICHPTNPPFYAPLVEVVPSQWTRADVVQTTMELLREVGQVPVLVKKEVAGFVLNRLQFAIMGEAWRLVRDGVISAGDLDKVMSSGLGTRYAFIGPWETAYLNAEGMDSYVERYADMIFDIQKHQESAEKMALGPTLDAIKTDMEAVAGPISDLQTRRQWRDNRLAALAKLKVEMAAADQKAGPSK